The following are from one region of the Coffea eugenioides isolate CCC68of chromosome 2, Ceug_1.0, whole genome shotgun sequence genome:
- the LOC113760750 gene encoding carotenoid 9,10(9',10')-cleavage dioxygenase, whose translation MGRQEGEEVVEKIEGKQEVVVVNPKPNNGFTAKLIDWVEKAVVKLMYDSKQPLHYLSGNFAPVDETPPCKDLLVKGHLPECLDGEFVRVGPNPKFSPVAGYHWFDGDGMIHGIRIKDGKATYVSRYVKTSRLKQEEYFGGSKFMKVGDLKGLYGLFMVNMQILRAKLKVLDITYGIGTANTALIYHHGKLLALQEADKPYVLRVLEDGDLQTLGLLDYDKRLTHSFTAHPKVDPFTGEMFTFGYSHTPPYITYRVISKEGVMDDPVPITISDPIMMHDFAITENYAIFMDLPLYFRPKEMVKDKKLIFTFDPTKKARFGVLPRYSKNDALIKWFELPNCFIFHNANAWEEGDEVILITCRLQNPDLDMVSGIVKKKLENFSNELYEMRFNLKTGLASQKKLSESAVDFPRVNESYTGRKQQYVYGTILDSIAKVTGIAKFDLHAEPETGKTKIEVGGNVQGVFDLGPGRFGSEAIFVPRQPGITSEEDDGYLIFFVHDESTGKSAVNVIDAKTMSADPVAVVELPNRVPYGFHAFFVTEEQLEEQAKL comes from the exons atgggtaggcaagaaggagaagaagtgGTGGAGAAAATTGAGGGAAAACAAGAAGTTGTGGTTGTGAATCCAAAACCCAATAATGGATTCACTGCAAAGTTGATAGATTGGGTGGAAAAAGCGGTGGTGAAGTTGATGTATGATTCGAAACAGCCTCTTCATTATCTGAGTGGGAACTTTGCTCCCGTTGATGAAACTCCTCCTTGTAAGGACCTTCTTGTTAAGGGTCATCTACCG GAATGCCTCGATGGCGAGTTTGTAAGGGTTGGTCCCAATCCTAAGTTTTCTCCTGTGGCTGGATACCATTG GTTTGACGGAGATGG AATGATTCATGGTATACGCATAAAAGATGGAAAAGCAACATATGTCTCCCGGTACGTGAAGACATCAAGGCTTAAACAAGAAGAATATTTTGGGGGATCTAAGTTCATGAAG GTTGGGGATCTCAAGGGGCTGTACGGATTGTTCATGGTTAATATGCAAATTCTTAGAGCAAAGCTAAAAGTTTTGGATATCACTTATGGAATTGGAACAG CAAATACAGCTCTAATCTATCACCATGGGAAGCTCCTGGCACTTCAAGAGGCTGATAAACCAT ATGTGCTTAGGGTCTTAGAAGATGGAGATCTACAAACTCTAGGCCTGCTGGATTACGACAAAAGACTGACACATTCCTTTACTGCTCATCCAAAGGTTGACCCATTTACCG GTGAGATGTTCACATTTGGGTATTCACACACACCACCATATATCACATACAGAGTAATATCCAAGGAGGGAGTAATGGATGATCCTGTGCCAATTACAATATCAGACCCAATCATGATGCACGATTTTGCCATCACCGAAAACTATGCAATTTTCATGGATCTCCCATTGTACTTCAGACCGAAG GAAATGGTGAAAGATAAAAAGCTAATATTCACATTTGATCCAACTAAGAAGGCTCGTTTTGGTGTTCTTCCACGGTACTCAAAGAATGATGCCTTGATTAAATGGTTTGAGCTGCCAAATTGCTTTATATTCCATAATG CCAATGCATGGGAGGAAGGGGATGAGGTTATTCTTATCACTTGCCGTCTGCAGAACCCAGACCTGGACATGGTTAGCGGCATTGTGAAAAAGAAGCTTGAAAACTTTTCAAATGAGCT GTATGAAATGCGATTTAACCTGAAAACTGGTCTTGCTTCACAGAAGAAACTATCAGAGTCTGCAGTAGATTTTCCAAGGGTGAATGAGAGCTACACTGGAAG GAAACAACAATATGTATATGGGACCATATTGGACAGCATTGCCAAGGTCACAGGGATTGCCAAATTTGATTTGCATGCTGAACCAGAGACTggcaaaacaaaaattgaagttGGTGGTAATGTTCAAGGTGTCTTTGACCTAGGACCAGGAAGGTTTGGTTCGGAGGCTATCTTTGTTCCACGCCAGCCTGGTATTACATCTGAAGAGGATGATGGCTACTTGATATTCTTCGTACATGATGAATCGACTGG
- the LOC113759510 gene encoding polygalacturonase QRT2-like: MADSLPGLFTLSAEHLAGLSSTTFQQDHQHSGYRGLIHAENETGLGHRHPPQSRQEIKQESGFLKFRRLLSANAGLSNSARSKRSRSTGYLVNVDKFGARADGTDDTKAFTQAWKKACSTPNSIFLVPARKVYHLKPITFEGPCQSGITMRIQGTIRASTLMSDYEQNRRIWIKFEELRDFSVEGGGVISGNGQIWWPKSCKVDEKQPCLGAPTAMTFDKCTNVKVTNLRIKNAQQMHLTFRDCTNVEASNLKVKSKGSSPNTDGIHVSGSRNVQILNSDIGTGDDCISIVSGSNKVRAVGIKCGPGHGISIGSLGKNGDEDHVSDILVNTATFAGTTNGVRIKSWQGGRGYAKNIVFENIVMRNVTNPIIIDQFYCDKKEKDCKEQKNAVQVNSVSYRNIKGTSATEKGIIFECSATFPCEGVRMENVQLTHKGRSSLAACNNIHVQQIGNNTPQCN, from the exons ATGGCGGACTCCTTGCCTGGCCTTTTCACCCTGTCCGCGGAGCATTTGGCTGGATTGTCTTCCA CCACCTTCCAACAGGATCATCAGCATTCGGGCTATCGGGGATTGATTCATGCAGAGAATGAAACTGGCCTTGGCCATCGCCATCCTCCGCAAAGTCGTCAGGAAATCAAGCAAGAATCTGGATTCCTGAAATTCAGAAGATTACTTTCTGCGAATGCAGGGTTGTCAAATTCTGCAAGGTCTAAAAGGTCGAGATCAACAGGTTATCTAGTGAACGTTGACAAGTTTGGAGCCAGGGCTGATGGAACAGATGATACTAAG GCATTTACCCAAGCTTGGAAGAAGGCATGTTCTACTCCCAACAGCATTTTTTTGGTTCCTGCCAGAAAAGTGTATCATCTCAAGCCAATTACATTTGAGGGTCCCTGCCAATCTGGTATTACAATGAGG ATCCAAGGAACCATCAGAGCTTCTACACTCATGTCAGACTATGAACAAAATCGAAGGATTTGGATTAAGTTTGAGGAGCTCAGAGACTTCAGTGTTGAAGGTGGTGGTGTGATTAGTGGAAATGGACAGATTTGGTGGCCAAAATCTTGCAAAGTTGACGAAAAACAA cctTGTCTAGGTGCTCCAACG GCCATGACCTTTGATAAGTGCACAAATGTAAAAGTGACAAACCTAAGGATAAAAAATGCACAACAAATGCATCTAACTTTCCGGGATTGTACCAATGTTGAAGCATCAAATCTGAAGGTGAAATCCAAAGGAAGCAGCCCAAACACTGATGGCATTCACGTCTCAGGATCCCGCAATGTTCAAATCTTGAACAGTGACATTGGAACTG GGGATGATTGCATTTCTATTGTTAGTGGATCCAATAAGGTTCGAGCAGTGGGTATAAAGTGTGGACCAGGCCATGGAATCAG cattGGTAGCCTGGGGAAAAATGGTGATGAGGACCATGTGTCTGATATTTTGGTGAATACAGCAACATTTGCAGGAACCACAAATGGAGTAAGAATAAAGAGTTGGCAG GGAGGACGCGGATATGCAAAGAACATCGTGTTCGAGAATATTGTAATGCGCAATGTGACAAATCCGATAATCATAGATCAATTCTATTGtgacaaaaaggaaaaggattGCAAAGAGCAG AAGAATGCTGTACAAGTGAACAGTGTGTCATACAGGAATATAAAAGGAACAAGTGCTACGGAGAAAGGCATAATATTTGAATGCAGTGCAACTTTTCCTTGTGAAGGCGTTAGGATGGAAAATGtacaattaacgcacaagggACGTAGTAGTCTAGCTGCTTGTAACAATATCCATGTACAACAGATAGGAAATAATACACCACAATGCAACTAA